A region from the Mucilaginibacter sp. CSA2-8R genome encodes:
- the bshC gene encoding bacillithiol biosynthesis cysteine-adding enzyme BshC → MDATCIDYQQTGYFSRTLTDYLDDVPELKSFYSYRPTLKGFAGLLENKTVTANRSLLAQVLTEQYSKPGNPEMPHLSTVQANIDLLKDDNTFTITTGHQLNVFTGPLYFLYKIVTAIKLCRQLEAGFPDKKFVPVYWMASEDHDFAEINYTNIGQKKIQWNEAVSGATGRLAIKTFRECLNQYKGILGLDNHAPELAQIVGTAYGSHKTLADATRYLVNALFGQYGLIVIDADDSRLKQEFAGVIKRDIIEQNSYKHIMASSELLQNLGVHTQVNPREINFFYLTDNLRERIVQEGEHFEVLNSNIRFTNQELEKEIDEHPDRFSPNVVMRPMYQEYILPNLAYIGGGAEIVYWLQLKANFDFYGIDFPVLILRNSGLVIRKETSAKVQKMGLVAAQLFEDADNLKNEWVRKHTQHDLSLKEEWRELQCIFEKLKLRAHKIDPTLGPSASAVQARLKHAINNLETKLIKAEKRNYETHLRQIEAIKQEIFPKNSLQERSENFGLFYVKWGQVFIDELIRLFNPLEFKFTVLSE, encoded by the coding sequence ATGGACGCTACCTGTATCGATTATCAACAAACCGGCTATTTTTCTAGAACGTTAACCGACTATTTAGACGATGTGCCCGAGCTGAAATCATTTTACAGCTACCGCCCTACCCTTAAAGGTTTTGCCGGGCTTTTAGAAAACAAAACGGTTACCGCTAACCGAAGCTTATTAGCGCAGGTGCTTACCGAGCAATACAGCAAGCCGGGTAATCCCGAAATGCCGCACCTGAGCACAGTGCAAGCTAATATTGATTTGCTGAAGGATGATAATACGTTTACCATAACCACCGGACATCAACTTAACGTTTTTACCGGCCCGCTGTACTTTTTATATAAGATTGTAACTGCTATTAAGTTATGCCGTCAGCTCGAAGCTGGTTTCCCGGATAAAAAATTTGTACCGGTGTATTGGATGGCGTCAGAAGACCATGATTTTGCCGAGATTAACTACACCAACATCGGTCAAAAAAAAATACAATGGAATGAGGCGGTGAGCGGCGCAACAGGTCGGTTAGCCATTAAAACATTCCGCGAGTGCCTTAACCAGTATAAAGGTATTTTGGGCCTGGATAACCATGCACCCGAACTTGCTCAAATAGTAGGGACGGCTTATGGCTCGCATAAAACACTGGCCGATGCTACCCGCTATTTGGTTAACGCTTTATTTGGGCAGTATGGTTTAATAGTTATTGATGCCGATGACAGCAGGTTAAAACAAGAGTTTGCAGGCGTTATTAAACGGGATATTATAGAACAAAACAGCTATAAGCATATCATGGCCAGCAGTGAGTTACTGCAAAATCTGGGTGTGCATACACAAGTTAATCCACGCGAGATTAACTTTTTTTACCTGACCGACAACTTGCGCGAACGCATTGTGCAGGAAGGCGAACATTTTGAAGTACTCAATTCGAACATTCGCTTCACTAACCAGGAACTCGAAAAAGAAATTGACGAACACCCAGACCGCTTTAGCCCCAATGTGGTGATGCGCCCCATGTATCAGGAGTACATTCTGCCTAACCTGGCGTATATTGGTGGCGGTGCAGAGATAGTTTACTGGCTGCAGCTCAAAGCAAACTTTGATTTTTATGGCATTGATTTCCCGGTTTTAATTTTGCGGAACTCGGGCTTGGTTATCCGCAAAGAAACTTCTGCCAAAGTGCAAAAAATGGGACTGGTTGCAGCGCAATTATTTGAAGATGCTGACAACTTAAAAAATGAGTGGGTTAGAAAACACACTCAACACGATTTGTCGCTTAAAGAAGAATGGCGCGAACTGCAGTGCATTTTTGAAAAGTTAAAGTTGCGTGCACACAAAATTGACCCCACTTTAGGCCCATCTGCCAGCGCGGTGCAGGCCCGATTAAAACACGCCATCAATAACCTCGAAACTAAGCTAATAAAAGCCGAAAAGCGTAATTACGAAACACACTTACGCCAAATTGAAGCTATCAAACAGGAGATATTTCCGAAAAACAGCTTGCAGGAGCGCAGCGAAAACTTTGGCCTGTTTTACGTAAAATGGGGACAAGTTTTTATTGATGAATTAATCCGCCTGTTTAACCCACTCGAGTTTAAATTTACAGTACTGTCAGAATAG
- a CDS encoding cytochrome c biogenesis protein CcdA: MTSRYSRTAIVILFSLFVGLTLFKPVQALANTVKQADTISTADIEFTDITPAKPDTTVNKATAPTAIKAAGAVGVKETEKPKTLWQIFVAGLLGGFAALVMPCIYPLLPLTVSFFTKKAGSRSKGIMHSIIYGVSIIVIYVSLGLLITLFFGSDALNSLATNGIFNIFFFLMLIVFGASFLGAFELTLPSSLANKLDENSDKGGLAGLFFMAATLVVVSFSCTGPIIGTLLVEAASKGERLAPALGMLGFSMALAVPFTLFALFPSALKSLPKSGGWLNSVKVVLGFLELGFALKFLSNVDLAYHWNWFDREIFLSIWIALGFLLGLYLIGKIKFSHDSDLPYVSVPRTFLAIIVFAFVMYMIPGLWGAPLKSISGFLPPPATQDFDLTNLMVSGPAEKAQATSIKEKKYESLFTRGKHKGLDEWYDYEQALQVSKELNKPVLIDFTGWNCPNCRKMEVDVWADPEVHKRLANDFVLLELYVDEKMELPAAEQYISKFSGKKVKTLGNKWSDYEASKFNVNSQPYYVIVNTKGDVLVPPQGAKYDVNNYIEFLDSGKAAYEKNNGRN, translated from the coding sequence ATGACATCAAGATACAGCCGTACGGCGATAGTAATTTTATTTAGCTTGTTTGTAGGTTTAACGCTGTTTAAACCTGTTCAAGCTTTAGCCAATACTGTTAAGCAGGCAGATACTATTTCAACAGCCGATATCGAATTTACCGATATAACACCGGCTAAACCCGATACTACCGTAAATAAAGCAACAGCACCAACCGCTATTAAAGCGGCCGGTGCTGTTGGCGTAAAAGAAACCGAGAAGCCGAAAACGCTTTGGCAAATTTTTGTTGCTGGTTTACTGGGCGGTTTTGCCGCGTTAGTGATGCCTTGTATTTATCCGTTACTGCCATTAACTGTTAGCTTTTTTACGAAAAAGGCTGGTTCGCGTAGTAAGGGTATTATGCATTCTATCATTTATGGTGTATCTATCATTGTGATTTATGTATCATTAGGTTTGCTGATTACCTTGTTTTTTGGCTCTGATGCCTTAAATTCATTAGCTACCAACGGTATATTTAATATTTTCTTTTTCTTGATGCTGATTGTGTTTGGAGCGTCGTTTTTGGGTGCCTTCGAATTAACATTACCTAGTTCGTTGGCTAACAAGCTCGACGAAAATTCGGACAAAGGCGGTTTGGCCGGCCTGTTTTTTATGGCCGCTACGCTGGTTGTCGTATCGTTTTCATGTACTGGGCCAATCATTGGCACGTTACTGGTAGAGGCAGCTTCTAAAGGCGAGCGTTTAGCACCTGCCTTAGGTATGCTGGGTTTCTCAATGGCGCTGGCGGTTCCGTTTACTTTGTTTGCCTTGTTTCCATCGGCTTTAAAATCGTTACCTAAATCGGGTGGATGGTTAAATAGTGTAAAGGTGGTTTTAGGGTTTTTGGAACTGGGTTTTGCGCTTAAGTTTTTATCAAACGTTGACTTGGCCTACCACTGGAACTGGTTTGACCGCGAAATCTTCCTTTCTATCTGGATTGCACTAGGATTTTTATTGGGCCTATATCTGATTGGTAAAATTAAGTTTTCGCACGATAGCGATCTGCCTTATGTTTCGGTACCGCGTACCTTTTTAGCTATTATTGTATTTGCCTTTGTTATGTATATGATACCTGGCTTGTGGGGCGCACCGCTTAAATCCATTAGCGGGTTTTTGCCGCCTCCGGCCACGCAAGATTTTGACTTAACCAACCTTATGGTTAGCGGTCCGGCAGAAAAAGCACAGGCCACGTCTATTAAAGAAAAGAAATACGAAAGCCTGTTTACACGCGGTAAACATAAAGGACTGGATGAATGGTATGACTATGAGCAGGCATTGCAGGTATCAAAAGAATTAAATAAACCGGTGTTAATTGACTTTACCGGGTGGAATTGCCCTAACTGCCGTAAAATGGAGGTGGATGTTTGGGCCGATCCTGAAGTACATAAACGTTTAGCCAACGATTTTGTATTGCTGGAGCTTTATGTAGATGAAAAGATGGAATTGCCCGCTGCCGAGCAATACATATCTAAATTCAGTGGTAAAAAGGTGAAAACTTTGGGTAATAAGTGGAGCGATTATGAAGCTTCGAAATTTAACGTAAATTCGCAGCCGTATTACGTTATTGTAAATACAAAAGGCGATGTGCTGGTGCCTCCGCAAGGCGCTAAGTACGACGTTAATAATTATATTGAATTTTTAGATAGCGGCAAGGCCGCTTATGAGAAAAACAATGGCAGAAATTAA
- a CDS encoding protein-disulfide reductase DsbD N-terminal domain-containing protein, with protein MKRILLTLVAVFFAAASFAQIEDPVKWSYAGKKVSSTEAVILVKATVDEGWHIYSQNLKDGGPQPTKFTFSPGKNYTLIGKVAEPKPITKYESSFKMNVGYFENSVVFQQKVKLKGAGPYVVKGKLEFMTCNDHKCLPPDEVEFSIPVK; from the coding sequence ATGAAAAGAATACTATTGACGTTAGTAGCGGTGTTTTTCGCAGCCGCAAGTTTTGCTCAGATTGAAGATCCGGTAAAATGGAGCTATGCCGGAAAGAAAGTAAGCAGCACCGAAGCTGTGATATTGGTTAAGGCTACTGTTGATGAAGGCTGGCATATCTATTCTCAAAATTTAAAAGACGGCGGGCCGCAACCTACCAAGTTTACTTTTAGCCCAGGCAAAAACTACACTTTGATAGGCAAGGTGGCTGAGCCGAAGCCAATTACCAAATACGAAAGCAGCTTTAAAATGAACGTAGGTTATTTCGAAAACTCGGTAGTTTTTCAGCAAAAAGTTAAACTGAAAGGTGCCGGACCTTACGTGGTGAAAGGAAAGCTGGAGTTTATGACCTGTAACGATCATAAATGCCTGCCGCCGGACGAAGTTGAATTTAGTATTCCGGTAAAATAA
- a CDS encoding Ldh family oxidoreductase, with product MQNVFPEVTLRKFTHDVFIAIGCTEEHAQLATDVLLKSDLRGIDSHGVARLSGYVRLWEKQRINATPNIQIVHETPTTATVDGDAGLGLVVAPFAMQVAITKAQTYGSGWVSVRNSNHFGIAGYHALMAVEQDMIGFAMTNASPLVAPTFANERLLGTNPMCYAFPTGKYPPLIVDMATSAAANGKLEIAQRSGKAVPEGWIQDATGQYTTDPHALKTGGALLPLGSDREHGSHKGFGLSATVDILSGVLSGANYGPWVPPFVAFMEPSSNPPGQGIGHFLGAMRVDGFRPADNFKANLDNWIERFKSADTINETQKVIIPGEPELEAEQDRKANGIPLVQAVVDDLNTLADRFGIQKLQGK from the coding sequence ATGCAAAATGTCTTTCCTGAAGTTACTTTACGGAAGTTTACCCACGATGTTTTTATCGCCATAGGCTGCACCGAGGAACATGCCCAACTGGCAACCGATGTATTACTAAAATCGGATTTGCGTGGTATTGACTCTCATGGTGTAGCCCGACTCAGCGGGTATGTACGCCTTTGGGAAAAGCAGCGCATCAATGCCACGCCTAACATCCAGATAGTGCACGAAACCCCCACTACGGCAACGGTAGATGGCGATGCCGGGCTTGGGCTGGTGGTTGCTCCATTTGCCATGCAAGTGGCTATCACAAAAGCTCAAACGTATGGCTCGGGCTGGGTATCAGTGCGCAACTCCAACCACTTTGGCATTGCCGGCTACCACGCCTTAATGGCTGTAGAACAGGATATGATAGGTTTTGCCATGACCAACGCCAGCCCATTGGTAGCCCCTACCTTTGCAAACGAACGTTTGTTAGGTACTAATCCTATGTGCTATGCCTTTCCCACCGGTAAATATCCGCCACTCATTGTTGACATGGCCACCTCTGCAGCGGCCAATGGCAAGCTCGAAATTGCCCAACGGTCCGGCAAAGCGGTTCCCGAAGGCTGGATACAGGATGCAACCGGTCAATATACAACAGACCCACACGCGCTTAAAACAGGTGGCGCTTTATTGCCCCTGGGTAGCGACCGCGAACATGGAAGCCATAAGGGCTTTGGCTTAAGCGCTACCGTAGATATTTTATCAGGCGTATTATCTGGCGCTAACTATGGCCCTTGGGTACCACCTTTTGTGGCATTTATGGAGCCATCGTCTAATCCGCCCGGGCAGGGTATCGGTCACTTTTTAGGAGCTATGCGGGTAGATGGCTTCCGACCGGCCGATAATTTTAAAGCCAACTTGGATAACTGGATTGAACGGTTTAAATCTGCTGACACGATAAACGAGACACAAAAAGTAATCATCCCCGGCGAACCTGAACTGGAAGCCGAACAAGACAGGAAAGCTAACGGTATACCGCTGGTACAAGCCGTAGTTGATGACCTGAACACATTAGCCGACAGGTTCGGAATTCAAAAGCTACAAGGTAAATAA
- the pfkA gene encoding 6-phosphofructokinase, giving the protein MAEIKNIGVYTSGGDSPGMNSAIRAVVRTALYYNLEVTGIRRGYAGMISGDLFPMDRRSVANIVQRGGTILKTARSEEFRTPEGRQQAYKQLKRYGVDALVGIGGDGTFTGAKIFSNEFGIPIVGLPGTIDNDLQGTDFTIGYDTAINTVVEAVDKIRDTAESHDRLFIVEVMGRDSGLIALRTGIASGAEAILIPETKTNLEALYQRLDQGRRDKSSKILIVAEGDEAGGAFEIGRLVKEKYPNYDTRVSVLGHMQRGGHPTCMDRVLASRVGVAAVEALLNGHSHEMIGIINHQISYTPFENAIKHNTEVDANLLRIVDILSL; this is encoded by the coding sequence ATGGCAGAAATTAAAAATATAGGGGTTTATACATCCGGTGGTGACTCGCCTGGTATGAATTCGGCAATACGGGCTGTAGTACGTACAGCTTTATATTATAACCTGGAAGTTACGGGTATTCGCCGTGGTTACGCAGGCATGATCAGCGGTGATTTATTCCCGATGGATCGCAGGTCGGTAGCCAACATTGTACAACGTGGCGGTACTATCCTTAAAACAGCACGCAGCGAGGAGTTTCGTACTCCCGAAGGTCGTCAGCAGGCTTACAAGCAACTAAAGCGTTATGGCGTTGATGCTTTGGTAGGCATTGGCGGCGATGGTACTTTTACCGGTGCAAAAATATTCAGTAATGAGTTTGGTATTCCGATTGTAGGTTTACCGGGTACTATTGATAACGACTTGCAGGGAACTGATTTTACCATTGGTTATGATACTGCCATCAATACCGTGGTTGAAGCCGTAGATAAAATTCGTGATACAGCCGAGTCGCACGACCGTTTATTTATTGTAGAGGTGATGGGCCGCGATTCTGGCCTGATTGCTTTGCGTACCGGTATCGCATCAGGAGCTGAAGCTATCCTGATCCCGGAAACTAAAACTAACCTGGAAGCACTTTACCAGCGTTTGGATCAAGGCCGCCGGGATAAATCATCTAAGATTTTAATTGTAGCTGAAGGCGACGAGGCTGGAGGCGCTTTTGAAATTGGCCGTTTAGTTAAAGAAAAATACCCGAACTATGATACCCGTGTTTCTGTGTTAGGACACATGCAGCGCGGTGGTCATCCAACCTGTATGGATCGTGTATTGGCTAGCCGGGTAGGTGTAGCTGCTGTAGAGGCTTTATTAAACGGGCATAGCCACGAAATGATAGGCATTATTAATCATCAGATTTCGTACACCCCTTTTGAAAATGCTATTAAGCATAATACCGAAGTAGATGCCAACTTGCTGCGGATTGTGGATATCCTGTCGCTGTAA
- a CDS encoding biotin--[acetyl-CoA-carboxylase] ligase: MQNNVFSGLFVGQNFVTLKEVDSTNTFLKLMLTKSEPVPEGTVIMAEDQVAGRGQQQSKWYSVKNESLTFSIVLYPAFLLLKDQFLLTSAISIGIYSALQPLVGTRLKMKWPNDVYIGDKKLGGVLIENQVQGEKIKSSVIGIGLNINQASFPDWVPNAISLKQILQTDYDIKYILLQICSHIERWYIKLKNGEVSQIQNAYREVLYWLDETHHFKAHQQVFEGIIKGTDAVGRLLVMHSGHVHTYNLKEIEFLNKQ; encoded by the coding sequence TTGCAAAATAACGTTTTTTCGGGACTATTTGTTGGACAAAATTTTGTAACCCTGAAAGAAGTTGACTCTACAAATACTTTTCTTAAACTAATGCTTACAAAATCTGAGCCAGTGCCCGAAGGAACGGTCATTATGGCAGAAGATCAGGTGGCTGGCCGCGGGCAGCAGCAAAGTAAATGGTATAGTGTTAAAAATGAAAGTCTGACGTTTAGTATAGTGCTTTATCCTGCCTTTTTGCTGCTCAAAGACCAGTTTTTACTTACCAGTGCGATAAGCATCGGTATTTATAGCGCGCTGCAACCGTTAGTAGGCACCCGGCTAAAAATGAAATGGCCCAACGATGTTTATATTGGAGATAAAAAGTTAGGTGGCGTTTTAATTGAGAACCAGGTACAGGGTGAGAAAATAAAAAGTTCCGTTATTGGTATAGGGCTTAACATCAACCAGGCGTCTTTTCCGGATTGGGTGCCTAATGCCATATCGCTGAAGCAAATCTTACAAACAGATTATGATATAAAGTATATATTGCTTCAAATTTGCAGCCACATTGAACGTTGGTATATTAAACTTAAGAACGGCGAGGTGAGTCAGATACAAAATGCTTATAGAGAGGTATTGTACTGGCTTGATGAGACACATCATTTTAAAGCCCACCAGCAGGTTTTTGAAGGTATAATTAAAGGCACGGATGCTGTCGGACGCTTGCTGGTAATGCACAGCGGGCATGTGCATACGTACAACTTAAAAGAAATAGAATTTTTAAACAAACAATAA
- the rsfS gene encoding ribosome silencing factor yields MVKNKALNESTYISELAIHGIQEKKGNDIVRLDLRNIKSSVSDYFVICHADSSTQVRAIANSIEDEIFKATQTDPWRKEGLEHGEWILLDYIDVVIHVFKTDKREYYGVEDLWGDAEIKYYKSA; encoded by the coding sequence ATGGTAAAAAACAAAGCATTAAATGAATCCACTTATATTTCTGAATTAGCGATTCACGGTATTCAGGAAAAAAAAGGGAATGACATTGTCAGATTAGACCTAAGAAATATAAAAAGCTCCGTATCCGATTATTTTGTGATCTGCCATGCAGACTCCAGCACGCAGGTGCGAGCCATTGCTAACAGTATAGAAGATGAAATTTTTAAGGCTACCCAAACAGACCCATGGCGCAAAGAAGGCCTGGAGCATGGGGAGTGGATACTGCTGGATTATATTGACGTAGTAATACACGTATTTAAAACAGATAAAAGAGAATATTACGGCGTTGAAGATTTGTGGGGCGATGCCGAGATAAAGTACTATAAAAGCGCCTAA
- the rimO gene encoding 30S ribosomal protein S12 methylthiotransferase RimO — translation MNTKTIKQPVQITKPRVNVVTLGCSKNIYDSEVLMGQLKGQAFDVVHEAENVGQNDIIVINTCGFIDNAKQESIDTILQYSELKEQGKVGKVIVTGCLSERYKPELEAEITNVDGYFGTNDLQNVLQSIGANYKYELLGERLLTTPSHFAYFKIAEGCNRPCSFCAIPLMRGKHSSTPMEQLVAQAKSLAKQGTRELILIAQDLTYYGLDLYGKRNLDELLRRLSDVEGIEWIRLQYAYPSGFPMEILDAMNERSNICKYLDMPLQHISDNMLKSMRRGITKQKTIDLVNSIRDKVPGIALRTTLITGYPGETVQDFEDMYNWVEATRFDRLGCFTYSHEEKTHAHTLVDDVPEETKQDRVDAIMELQQGISYEKNQEKVGHTYKVLIDKIDNGYLTGRTEFDSPEVDNEVLIDATQQYATVGSFVNVKVDNAEDFDLYGQIVK, via the coding sequence ATGAATACAAAGACAATAAAACAGCCGGTACAGATTACGAAACCACGCGTTAACGTAGTTACTTTAGGCTGCTCTAAAAATATATACGATTCGGAAGTTTTGATGGGCCAGCTTAAAGGGCAAGCCTTTGATGTGGTACACGAAGCCGAAAATGTTGGTCAGAATGACATTATCGTCATCAACACATGTGGCTTTATTGACAATGCCAAGCAGGAATCTATTGATACCATTTTACAGTATAGCGAACTTAAGGAGCAAGGCAAAGTAGGTAAAGTTATTGTCACCGGCTGCTTGTCCGAACGTTACAAGCCTGAATTAGAAGCCGAGATTACTAATGTTGACGGCTATTTTGGCACCAACGATTTGCAAAACGTTTTACAAAGTATTGGCGCTAATTACAAATACGAATTATTAGGTGAGCGTTTGCTTACTACCCCATCGCATTTTGCTTATTTTAAAATAGCTGAAGGCTGTAACCGCCCATGCTCTTTCTGCGCTATACCTTTAATGAGGGGCAAACATTCCAGCACTCCGATGGAGCAGCTGGTAGCGCAGGCCAAAAGCTTGGCTAAACAAGGCACCCGCGAACTGATATTAATTGCCCAGGATTTAACTTATTACGGCTTGGATTTATACGGAAAGCGTAACCTGGATGAGTTACTACGCCGCTTAAGCGATGTAGAAGGCATTGAATGGATACGCTTACAGTATGCTTACCCATCTGGCTTCCCGATGGAAATACTGGATGCCATGAACGAGCGCAGTAATATTTGCAAGTACCTGGATATGCCGTTACAACACATCAGCGATAACATGCTGAAATCTATGCGTCGCGGTATCACCAAGCAAAAAACCATTGATTTGGTGAACAGCATACGTGATAAGGTACCCGGCATTGCATTGCGTACCACCTTAATTACCGGCTACCCCGGCGAAACGGTGCAAGATTTTGAGGATATGTACAACTGGGTAGAGGCTACCCGCTTTGACCGCCTCGGCTGTTTCACCTACTCGCACGAAGAGAAAACGCATGCGCATACGCTGGTTGACGACGTGCCTGAAGAAACAAAACAAGACCGTGTAGATGCCATTATGGAACTGCAACAAGGCATTTCTTATGAAAAAAACCAGGAAAAAGTTGGCCATACCTATAAAGTACTGATTGATAAAATTGATAACGGTTACCTCACTGGTCGTACGGAGTTTGACTCGCCCGAGGTAGACAACGAAGTTTTAATTGACGCTACCCAACAATATGCTACTGTAGGCAGTTTTGTTAACGTAAAGGTTGATAATGCTGAGGACTTTGATCTTTATGGACAAATTGTAAAATAA